A window of Triplophysa dalaica isolate WHDGS20190420 chromosome 12, ASM1584641v1, whole genome shotgun sequence genomic DNA:
CACTTAAGGAATTAAGATGTTATTCTTCTCTGATTAAAACAGATGTCAATGAGAACAACTGCAGCATTCAAACCTTTAACTTATTAACATGAATGTTAGTACTCTGTCAGAAGTCATGCCTTCTCCTGTCAGAAAAAAACTGATCGTTTCATTCTGAAATGCGCAtgtgaaagtgtgtttgtttagtttgtgtttgttcaggTCGTATTATTACAGCTACCAAACTTCTCAGACATGTTTTCGCCCTCAGCGGGTATGTGATATGcgcatttatttttacattgagCGATCTCTGGATTAGTAGTTTTTTTACCTTAACGGGTCTGACCAGTTACGTCCTTACATTCCGACTGCAGGCTTGAGTTATTCAGCCCAAGGCTAGAACAAAGCACAAGAGCTTTTCATACAACCGCCTGGGATTTCTGCAAAAAGGTCAGAATTGTTTTGTCTGTCCAGATTTTACCTCCCTTAAGCAAACGTCCACTCGCTCAGACCAGGCAACTCCACACAAGCACACTTGACCCAACATTCCAACTTAGAAGTTGTCTTTGGCCTAAATGATCCGCACACTGCATGGTTTCCAAAGAAAATGCTCCACCTTCCCTCTTGTGGTGACGCTACTCTATACTTTTTAGGCTACAAGACAACACCTCTGAAGTCATCTTTATCAGAATCAGATGGTTTGGCACATAAAGTTAGGAGACATTTTTCCCATTACCACGAAAATAAGCTGCATCATTCGCTTATCAAGTTTTGAAATTGTCTGAAATTTTCCATTATGATGCTACACggtacaaaagcaaaaaaatgaaaacataaaccATTTGAGTGGTATAACAAAAAAAGGTCTCAGCAGCATGGTGCTCCTTTCAAATGTGTGGAAAAAATGTAGAACACATCAGCGCTCTTAATTGGATCAACATCTGGAAAAAATGTCAGATGACAAATCAGGCACACCAAGATAAGAACCAAGAGATATATGAACAGCATTTGGGTTATGTGAAAGATGAGGAGCGTTAAAAGAATCTCATAAAAAGCACACTTGTCTACAAATGGTGAATGCAAATAAGGTCAAGAATGGAGGTTAGAACAGTTTCTGTCTGCAGGCTATGAGACTGCTAATGGCCCTCACCTTTCACAACCATTCCTAGAAATATTACCAACGATCACATTGTCATAAACTGTTACTTGTCATTTATCCATCATGCTCATAAAACATTGCATTGCAGACACAATGCCTGTTTGGCACAGCTTCTCAACGTTTATGCACATTGATTCAAGCTgctctgttgtttgtttaccaacgcTCCTTAAAATATATGACCTTGtgcaaaaccagtcttaagtagcaagggaacatttttagtaaaggccaaaaatgcattttaaggatcaaaattatagatttttcttttatgcacaaaataattaagatataaagtaaagatcatactccatgattttttttttttaattttcttttgtaaatatatcaaaactttatttttgtgagtggatgaccagtaACAGTGCCTATTATTaccaacttcaaaggcaattttctcaatattttgattccttTGCATCCTCAGATTCAAgatatttaaacagttatatctccaccagatattatcatatcctaacaacccatgcatcaatagaaagcttaattattcagctttcaaatgatgtaaaaatattgattttcgaaaaattgacccatgagactggttttgttgtccagggtcacatatctgcttttgtgttatACGTCATaaatttggaatgacatgagcaCAACAGCTGCTATCTTGatagttcatttaaattaacTCAAATATAACTCTTTACCATGACTTTATCTTTATACCATGCAAAAGCTAGATTTCATTGACTGCAGTTAACTGGTGCAGGGTGCACTGTTGCTCATCTGATAAAGAAAACAACTCGCTTTGACTCTTTTAAATCTGTCTATCTCAGTATAAGATCGGTCAGCTGTACATGATCAGCAAGCACAGCAATGAACAAAGCGGAGGAGGTGAAGGGGTGGAGGTCGTCCGCAATGAGCCTTGCACAGACCCCAAACACGGAGCAGGACAGATCACAGAGAAACGCATCTACCTCAACAGGTGAGCACGCACACACGTTATACCCGCATGCAAGAGCCATCCAGTTCCGTTCACGGTTTTCATCACCCACCTGCCAATGATTACTGATGACTGCGGTCAACCCATTTACACATGAAGCACAGCCCCGTCGCTCACTTTCCCTCGACTTCCTGTTGAGCTCATGTTCCAGCAGACGTTCCGAATAAGAGAACCGCTGTGTTCAAACTGTGGCTTGCATGCGCTCTACACTACAGTGACTACCAAAAGGGGGGTTGGGTACCCCAGGGTGCACTTAAAGCACATTCCAAAGGTTCTTGGGAAAGTGTCgattttgctttgtttcatCTACAAATTCATTCATTAGCATTAAGTCCAGTGCTGGGCCTTTGTCTTCAACTTTTCTGAGCCATGTTTGCAATTGCCTGTTATCAACTGGTGCCAAGttgattaagtaaaaaaaagtaaattcaatTGCAATTTGAAGAACTTTATTTTGCAGGATTGTGTTTAGTCCAATATTACCAAAGTAAGAACAAGTAATATACAAGaaagaatacaataaataaacatatttttataaacattagaacaaatatatttcataGTACTCTATTATTCAGAGCTAGAAAAGATGATTCGTTTTTTATGACAAATTGCAATATTAAGCAGAGATATGAgcaattgtattaaaaaaaatgtttagatggtttcaaagcgaCAACGTAATCAAACGTGACTAAGCAAAAGCAAGCGTTTGTGGACTgcacttaacttccggtacacattaataaataacagagtgcctgtagattatttttgATAACAGGCACCATTACTgggctaaacttgcctctccaatatttagaatttagactgcgataccaaggtcaaccactagatgtcaatgtcccTTATGATTCCATTAAATGCGACAAAattacaggacccattcaacgaaatgtttatataacaaaattgACATACATCAAAATTCAACAGATCGCTTATTTATTgcaaatattatacaataaaataataatacaaatttatataaacatacatttataaaatataaatatttaacgACAGTCCAGGCACGCGCCTTCGATAAAACAGTCCATagaaaatgattgttttaaacCATGGTGAGGTCacatatggacaaacccaaccattcAGGTAAATAAATCTAGAAtttgaaagtatttttaaagaaaatgcaaTTGGCTAAAGTATATCATCTCCTGTTTATCAAGCAGCGTTTTAACCAGGGGAAACctattatataatattacatttagcTCAGGACAGTTCTACAATGACCACTGCTACTGAAGTTAATTGAAAAATGATCACGATAACAGCATACAGcacactatttatattttagacaTACTGTACACATTCTTTTACTCAACTAATTACTGATATCTTAATTCTATAAAGTATAAACTACTTCTGTCAAATAATGTATGTAACATTCAAACTGATGAATCTCACATtcatgaatatgtaaatgatcATACTTCAGCAATGTTTTAGAGTACATATAATTGTGTCAAATAACAGTGCATGAAATATTTCTTGGTCAGCGTGACTCAAAATAGAGTAGGTCACagataattttctttaaaaaacaaaccaaacaaacttTTGTTGGAAATCTTCTGTTATTATTCAAAATACATGCCACTTGGtagaatattttatttgcttGAACTATGGTTTATGGGTCCAAATAATCTGTATGTAAATTTGGTGATGCTGAAGGGGTACTTGagttttttattatgtgtgGGGATATTGGGTTACGAAAGACTAAACAGGTTGTAAAACACTGCTGATGATCATGTACACTTTCAGTGTGATCCTCCCATTCACCCACACATTTATTGtaattgcttgtttttctttaaactcTCGTTTTACAAAGACGAAAGACCccccaacaaacacacacactcatcattAGATGTAGTGAATATAAATTGCTGCACCTCCAGCGGTAAAACAAATTCTAAAACCATTAATGTGTTAGCAAAGACCAAAAGGGCAGAGCATTAAGTTCCTAATGGTCAAATAAATCTTATCGTGGCGCATGCAAGTCTAATTCAAACGCTGATATCACTACAGACGAGATCATTATGTCCTGTTTACACGTACATCATGCTGAACTGCTACATTGtaattatgaataatttaaCTTGTGTCATCAAAATAGCATTGGCGGTTTGGAATATAATGACAGTTGTCTGATGGAAAAACTCTGTGGAATAGTCCGTCACTACATTAACGGAAAAAGAAGGATAGTGAGAGAGTGCGACACAACTGGCTGACCGTGAATGATTCACATGTTCTCTGCTCCTCCCCTCTCTTCTCATtctcaatccatccatccatcactcTGGTCCTCAGGCTGTAAATCTGAACTGCTGTCTGTGCCGTCTTATCTTACAGTGTTGAGTTCATTATCTCTCTATATCATAGaccctatctctctctcctatctctcattcactctctcaTTCTGTTTTTGTGAGAAACTGTTGGTACCAGACAGCCCTGGAAATGAGATACATCAATGTTATGACGGCTGTCTAACTTTTCACCCTataacacacaagcacacacacaaataaatacgaTGGCCCCAAAAACATTTGgatacacataaaatatataattatttcattGGGTAGCAAGATATCATACCACAGTGTGGCCCTGGTCATAACTAAAATTCATTGCTAAAATATCTTACAATAAGATATGTAATAACATGAAaactatttatataaaattgtttgcacatatttacatgtaaatacacaaacatacatatattttaacaatatatttacacaaaatgatctttaaatttaaatgtaggATTAGTTAAAACGACACAATCTGTTCCTTATTGAACACAGTGTCTAATTAAGCACAACATATTTTGCATTACTTGTAATGCTGTCTGTTAACACCAAACGTGAAGCATTGTGTTCCTCGCTCTATATCACACGCAGGATGAGTACATTGTATTCACACAATAACACTAAAATTGAAATTCTTTCACTTGCATGGAAGTGACACAATTGACGTGCGTTTGGCGGCACGAGTGGCGCGTCGCCTGGTGCAAGTTCGCATCTATTGACATCTCTACATTGACTTTGAGTAATTTACTTGTACAAAAAGGTTCAATTcttgtttggtgtgaacacagcataacTCATCCTTGTGTtgtccctttaatttatttaaaacacaattaacacaATACGATCTATAACCCGGTTTCAAAGACAAGGCTTAGCCTAAGCCGGGATAATGCCTTAGATACTTTAGGCTAaagtcgcttttattaaaatgccctagaaaaaaaacattactgatgtgcatcttgagacaaaacattggAACTGGCATATTTTAAGATACGTCACGGAAATTTATATTCAGTTAGGACagctcaaaattcattttagtctgggactagtcatAATCCTTGTCCAGGGCTTAATGTGTTAAAATTCCATACGACAAAAACCTCCTTTTTGAGTGTATAGAGGAGCGCAAGTACAACCTTATAAAACAGTACGATTTGTATTTTGAGTGCTAATATTTAGCTTTTCATGTTGGTGTGTAGGTGTCCTCACCAGGCCATAACTATCCTGCCCAAACCAGCACTTAGTCAGACTGTAAATTCAGCTAATCTTTCAGCAGACCTGTTTATGTGTTTCTGTAATGCGTCTCTTGTGTCATATTGCTGTTCTCATGTTTcccttttttgtctttgttcagCAAATTGCCCGCCTGGATGAGAAAGTTTGTTCCCATGGTTTTTTATGTGACAGAAACAGCTTGGAATTTCTATCCCTACACGATAACAGGTCAGTTCAAGCATCATCCTGCAATAAACACTACACTGTTTGAATATTACCCTGCCACTTCATATGGCACCAATATCCATCATATCCTTCTAAATGCACCAGTAACCAGTCGTGATTTAACACCCCATTTCTCTTCTGCATTTCTCTCTACCCATCTATCGGCGTTTTACCACAGAGTACACAGTAAGTATTCTCTCACATCTGCACTGATTTGTGAAGTCTGTTTGGGCACACATGCCCGCCAAATGTATGACATAATCATTTAGCCTTGTCCtccctgtttctctctctttctctactcATCCCACAAGTGTTCCTTCATACCAAGGCTTCAAGTCAAGATTGAGACGCACTTTCTTAACGACAACGGCTGCAGCGAAAATGTGAGTGAGTAcggcaacacacacacacacacaaagaaacacacagaagaTAATCCTCTTAAAGGTTTCATCAGTGACACACGTAGCCACCGCGTCCTTGTAGGGGTCTTTGAGCTAGCGTCTGTatctaaaacattcaaaagcAGAGGTCAGGTCATCATGTCAACATATGCACAGCTGCCATTTTCATCAACAAAGAGGCCGCCGTAAACTATTGGAGTTTATTTTTGGAGTGGAGAagcaattattattattactggattgttgtgtgtatatgtttgattgtgtttggtgaatgagagagagggaggggcaGTTTGCCCTGGAGAACTCTCTGTTATTAGGAAATGAAAACTAATGCTTAAACAAGACCCAACCTGCGGTGATTCAAATCTATAATAAGCAAGTCTGTCTGCGAGAGAGACAAATAGTTTTGTTAATGATATGTTCCAAAGAAATTAAATCAGGTTCCATCAACTGATCAAACTTTCACTCAGCGTATCATCCATCAACAGACACGCTGATATAAACACACAGTTTTACTACAGTGAGATTTCACCTTCGACTTGTTCTCATAAGAAATTTTCTATCCCTTGACacctaaattattttaaaataaaaaattgagagGCCACATCGAATTTTAGTagtaacacaatacaatacgtttcaatttaataaaattagttaatgcattaccTAACAtgaaactaacaatgaacaaaatattttcaaagcaTTTTGTAATCTCTGTTgatatttcagtgtttgttcatgttagtgcattaactaatgttaacagataaaATTTTTGATTTTACAAGTCAATTTAAGATTTactattgttcattgttagcctTTGATAAGTAATGTAGTaaactaatgttaataaataagcAACAACCTATAAGACTTTTATTCCGCAGtgacaccgtgtctacaccggacctGAAAGTAATACGCATcaagtgtggacaaaatgtaacatttttaatggttctaatgcgtttctaatgttttttgtcGCGTCGCGCCGCTCGCGTCAGGTGGAGATACGTTGTGAGGACCACTTAAAACACCCTCATGCTTCTGACAATTTATACTTGATGATGTTATATTTGCAAAGTTTGGGAGGAGAGCGTGCAGAAAACTAACCCAGCTGGTTTTCCATATATAACATCCTATAACCAAGCTCAGAAATCATCCTTTTATTTGTCTACAAATAGACAAGACGTCTTACCCTTATTCTCTCTACATTACCgcagcatccctcctccacccctaCTCCTCACCGTTAGCCCGTTTTTACCGCAGTATAACAGGGGGGGAATGACCCCTGTCCGGGCATATACCGGGCCTGGGGCCCTCTCCTCGGACAAGGAGCGGGTGCCCCGAGTTCGGAGGAACTGCCAAGCACAAAGCCCTCTCCACGGGACaccacgccaaatacgcatactataTGTCCCTTATTATCCGTAATCATTATCTGCGATGCGAACTCGCGAATGAGTACTTCTTAAAAATGTGTCCCTCACAAGGACATCCTCTCGTGCACTTATATAACACAACCCCTAAATGAACAGCAGCACTTGTTTTGCATGCAGTTGCATTCGCCACAAGTTTCACAACCCCACCACATTCGGACAGACGAATGGAAACACTGGTGCAACTGTCAACATCACACAGGGCGATCAGTAAACATTACAGCGGCTTTTCTCATGAGcgaacacagaaaataaatagttgCACTCTTTTAACCCATACACAGCATAAAAACATTGACTATAAAAGCgtttgaaagaaagagagagaacggTCACAGATGAGTGAATAGCGCTCATTTTCTTTATTGCTTCtcattgttttttctctcttgcATTCCAGCGGGTGCACACAGCACCTGCAATGCTGCACAGTTAAGGCAATCTGTTTTATGTTAAGACGTGCTATGTGGTGGTTTTCTTTTTCCACTGGTCTGCACTGACTGACACAGAGTAAAGCTCCACTGGCCTGCAGTACTTTGCATAATTCAGTACTTCTGCCCGTAGAAGGCTTGACTTCGCTGTCGttgtttccatgttttttgCATTAATTCAAAGCCTCTGCCCTCGGCATTTTGTTACGTATTGCATCAAGGTTCTGTAATGTGCTAGAGAATGTTTAACTGGTGAAATCATGTGATATTTATATTAAGAGCGCCATGAGAAATGGAGCACTACAGGCACTACAGCAAAGCAGATTCCCTTTTTCTCCAACCAGTGCAATTGTTCTCCTCACAGTTATTCTGCTTTTACCAGAAAGTGTAGTATTAGGAAACAGAAAACAGTGAAATATTGTTGCATTTGTCTGACCGTGCCGTTTGATGTCTCTTGTGCAGGTGTTTGGCGGTAAACCCACCCCAAAGGACAGCGTCTGCTTTTTGGACATTTTGAGTGATCCAATCCCTGACAAGCATTACAAGGAATCAGAGGTACATACTTACACATtcatatatgaataaatacatggaGAAACACAACATCCATCCGACTGCTCTATTCCCCTGGTTTCTGCCCTCTCATGCATGTGCAAATACCCATAAAGCTAATGTTTAAATGCAGACGGAGACGACAAGACGCCATGTTCCTCAGCGGAACGTTTTATTTCGGATCTGCTTCTTTTTAATGGTCAAACAATACATCAGAGTGAAGCATGCTACACCCACATACTTAGTCATGCGGAGCCTCATATCCACAGCTGTCACATGCAGAGTGAAGAAAAAGCCAAATCCAAGGGATTACAGCAtacaaagaaagagaaacagtcGAGATATGCCAAAGACAAGCTCAGACTTGTTGACAATGAGTTGAAGGCAGCGAAGGCAAGCTATTATCAGAGTtcttcaaacaaaagaaactccGTACTTTCACCACGCACTCGGCTCTTAAGAGCAGGGCTTTACTTGCCATTCTTCTAGACTGCTTTTTATTTCTaggagaatgttttttttttcaaactaatGATTTTATATAGCATCAAAAAGAATATGCATCAAACAGCTGATaaaagaaatgtgttaaaaatatgAACCATTTACTGTAAGGTgtttgtgttgtattcattaaataaaaagtatctgtaattattatattactcTTAATAATGGTCTATACGGGGCTAATGTTTATGAAGGCTTTCAAATATGTTAAATGgccatttatatattatttagtttaatagAGGGAATATTCATATCCCTTCTGTCCTTCCAAAactgtatctccatatttcatgattttttgtCAAAAGTCATTAtgattagtcaccctttatgtttgtcacaaaCATATTTTCCATGCGAGTTAATAGGCAACAGCAAACCAAAACTTCAGCTCTAAATGTGTCACCGGGAAACGTAAATAACACATGAGTTACACGGAGGAAATGCACACTTACAACCCATGTCTCACAACAAGAGTCAACAGCCAACAGATGTATTACTTTCTCATGCATAACATGTTACGGCTCTCGTTTGCAAGGAGCTTTCGATGAAATTGTCTACTATTAGGCAGTGAAACACTCCGAAACTGATGATATGGATGCATACTCCACCCAATCACCACTCAGAATCAACATATTTACTTCATTTCATATGGCTGCTTACACTTTGCGTTTTAACTCGGAAATAGTTTGCAAAGTTTTCACTTATTAATAAAGTTAAAGGCCAAGTATATGAAActtagcgacatctagtggtgaggttgcaattgcaaccaacggctcactccacccggtTTCAATGCAATACAGTACAGAACAATacttttttgcttctttgctgaaggagataacgtatttgcgcactctgtagagcagtttataCGTTTAAGgacactgtagaaacaacatggcaaattgcatgcaaggggacccgcagtgaatgtagatagaaaaagctcattctaaggtaataaaaacaataaaaacctttcattatgtgaggtcttcatacacctctgcagacatagttatattatactgcatttctgttaaCAAAGTGGGCACACGGGGTTTCTGCAattctcatattaatcttgagtacctatatagTATTGCATaatttgtatcttcgaagaatatttagtttgatcacatttttaaaagatagatacagctttatgaCTGTTTCTGTAAACATTCAGcacgtgcgggggggaggggtaggctgaaccaaagcaagtgcgcacccattgtcagcaaaatacagacatcagtttcactcaccgcatgcggttcatgtccggcatcttttagcgctgggacggcttcatatatcagtttcaaacgatctccaaatccagtgttctatacaccgtttatataacattcatcacccaaatgcagtaaacaaacaaacacctgaactgcgcggacgtatgctctctctctgtcctgcttacaagtgtctgcgcgcatgctccttctcctgctctcctgtggccatGCTATGTGCTTTTCccggagaattgtccaataagggacaaaggaaagttgttacaaaacagttttatgttcgaaaaaaacctttccaaaacctgtatgatcgctgggggagtgtatcgagcacagaaatactacgtaatacgcccaacttgTTTTGTGACAAGTTGACCCTGTTTtatgagaagacagcatgtttaatattgtaaagaagtcagaatgcatgacacatcgttgcagggccgctttaacaGATCCTCCCAAAAAGAATTCACAGAGCAACTTCAATGAGGCAAATTACTTATTTTCAGCAATGTGCCAGCTGTACCTGTTAACATCTCAGAAATGTACAATTTCATGATGCTTTAACAGGACCTGAGCCACTGGGTGTCAAAGAAAACAGGTCGGGGACCCCTAGAGGATTGCTGGAGGAACAGCAGTAAACCTATCATGTGCTCCTACAAGAAAGTCAACTGTAGCTTTGAGATCTACGGCTTCCAGGGAAGAACGGAAGAGTTCATCCACAGGGTACTGACCAAAATGCTGTTTCTCATGACAGGGGATATCGCTGTCGCCATACACTACGACAGATCTATTCAGAGTCATTCCTGGAGGGCCATTCACAATCATTAAAAGTGTTTATTCCATATTCAATTTTTATAAACCAAGACCTTGTTTGGCTAGTTCGGgagtgtttgatcagggctgaaAATAAATTCTGCAGGTCATGGTCCACCAGGAATAGAGCCGAATAGCCCTGCCTTACATCATTATTTTCAATCATGCAAGTCCATCACATTGTGGTGTGTTATGATTTCATCTTAGAACATTCGTGACATTCTGTTGGTGGGACACAGACAGGCCGTCGCATGGATTGACGAGTGGCATGGTAAATGTAATGTCTCGTAATCGCAATTAACCGCATGCTCTGTTAATTAAAATGTCTGAATCCTGATCCCCCAGCGCTGAAAAGCTGCGCGTGTGCAATCTTAATTTCTTTGGAAATACAAATGTACGATCAATATTTGTGCATGCAGGAATGACGCTCGAAGAGGTGAGGCAGTATGAGAAGAAACTGCAAGAGGAAACCAACAGCAAACTGAAGAATGATGTTAACGGCACAGGTAACAGCTCATCAGAGGGAGTGGGAgcaaaatgatgaaagaaagtGGAAAGATTTTGTGAGATGTCTTAACTTAACATCTGAGAGGAGAAACACATTCATTGaaccatgaataaataaaaaatgtgagacTTCACCGTAGAAAGATGCACCCTCGTGTGTGATGTAGAAGAAATCCAGGCAACTGTACAGATACTCTGAAAGACAGATTTTACACACTTGTGCTGAGGAGGCAGTAGTGATGGATGAGTTATGAGTTAtgttctttctgtgtttttggcaGCTTAATAAGTCAACCATGAATGCCAAACTTTGGTAGCAAGTGCATATGTCCGCAGGTTCCATAGGTCCAAAAGATTGAGACTACTAGTTGAAATTGATcatttttctaatttaaaacaatgtttatctTTTGTTCAAATGAGGTATAACTATTTTGCATATTTAGCACAACCTTTTGAGTAACCTCACTTCTGAAGCCAATGGTAAGCATGAGATCTCCCAGTGTTCACAGTGCCCTCTGTTGGTGAAAGAATTACACTGCACGAAGATGCTCAAAGACTGACAGAGATTAGTCAGAACTGTGATGTCACATTATTGTTAATATGGAAGTAATGACTCATCTAACCCTGCTGTTGCATCCTGGTTAGCATGCCAAAACAGAAGCATCCATGTCGATCAAAAGCTCTTCAGACATATCACAGCTCTGTCCATAACAACTACCATTGTCTCTTTTATAGATTCGTCTTCATCCCTACCTGTCCCATCCTTCACACGCTCCATCTCTGTTACGGATGAGCAGTCACTGGAAAAGATGGGGGTAAAGACCCTAGACATTTCAGATACTTCATGCAAACCGTCATCTCTCAAGAATACCATCAGATTAAACTCTACTCCGGAGTAACACCCCCTCAACCTGTTCAAACCTCAACAACCCCACAAATCCAGATTTGTCAAAACCACTGCCAATACCTTTTTGTGGACACCATGACAGAAAATTCACTTATCAGAATTCTGGATTACGACGGCAAGAATGAATAGAAAAACATTCCATTTTGTATACGAAATATGAACGTCTCAAATATGTGATTAAGTAATCGTTTTGTATCTTCCTCGTGGAGAAGTTGTTCAGTAAGTCTGAACATTCACTTCACCGTAATGGCTACCACGTGAACTTAGAAAGCGGTTTGTTCAACAGACCAACAAGAGCGCAGAATAATTTTCTCATGAGAGAACTACATTTTAGTGAGACCTAATCATACGGATTATGGAAAATTTAAGTGGCTAGCTGAAATAATGGGTGGATTAGTGATTTAGGGTAAACTTTAAACCTGCATGAACACTGTGACAGAATGTAACCGGACGTATAGTTCACACAGCACACATCAGCATCTTTAGCAAATATACTCAGGGTGACAGGACTACAATTGAATGGATTATGATATTGTATGAGGGTTTAAATTACACATGGCATTGAGTGGATGCCAGTTGTTttatagtgtgtttgtgtgtagttaTTGTCAGGTTAAAGGTAAAGTGTGTAATGTCAGAGCCACTAGCAGCACCAAATAGCTCTGTTTGAGAATCCGTGTTAGGGTGTCCAAACAAGTCTCCCATTTTTGAGGAACTCAATCTACAAATGGCTACTTTACCTTTGAA
This region includes:
- the pitpnc1b gene encoding cytoplasmic phosphatidylinositol transfer protein 1b encodes the protein MLVKEYRICMPLTVDEYKIGQLYMISKHSNEQSGGGEGVEVVRNEPCTDPKHGAGQITEKRIYLNSKLPAWMRKFVPMVFYVTETAWNFYPYTITEYTCSFIPRLQVKIETHFLNDNGCSENVFGGKPTPKDSVCFLDILSDPIPDKHYKESEDLSHWVSKKTGRGPLEDCWRNSSKPIMCSYKKVNCSFEIYGFQGRTEEFIHRNIRDILLVGHRQAVAWIDEWHGMTLEEVRQYEKKLQEETNSKLKNDVNGTDSSSSLPVPSFTRSISVTDEQSLEKMGVKTLDISDTSCKPSSLKNTIRLNSTPE